A stretch of the Clostridium fungisolvens genome encodes the following:
- a CDS encoding HAMP domain-containing sensor histidine kinase translates to MNLSIIKNAKISVKLTLIYAFMFSLVLLILSTVTLYGTKYFLYKQADKQVNDISTVLIDKINDEAGEVSLYNKDFLADLPSKENMYIRILDNNDNVIGQSRDFNYDIKLKETNGRTKHLEQREKHLMYLNTKLNSKNYGVVYIQVVKDLESEYSFIKILFVFLAIADFIGMVASIVVGYIISKKMLNPIDNITRTAENISVNNLKERIEVNDADDELKRLAGTLNNMIDRLQKAFDSQSQFVSDASHELRTPIAVIQGYANLLDRWGKNDKEALEKSIYGIKLEAENMANLVEKLLFLAKGDALTQVVEKKEFHLNELIDEVLAETKLIDKKHNIFSDENEDIDIYGDYKLIKQMLRIFIENSIKFTPDKGVITINSILRNKSIYISVSDTGIGIPKDDIQNIFDRFYTVDKSRSKEKGGTGLGLSIAKWIAEVHDGIIEVESEEGKGTSVIVKININE, encoded by the coding sequence ATGAATCTATCGATAATTAAAAATGCTAAAATATCTGTAAAGCTAACTTTGATATATGCTTTTATGTTTTCTCTAGTATTGCTTATATTGAGTACGGTAACTCTATACGGTACTAAGTATTTTTTATATAAGCAAGCTGATAAACAGGTTAATGATATAAGCACGGTGTTAATAGATAAGATTAATGATGAAGCAGGAGAGGTAAGTCTATATAATAAGGATTTCTTAGCAGATTTGCCCTCAAAAGAGAATATGTATATAAGGATATTAGATAATAATGATAATGTCATAGGTCAATCACGTGACTTTAATTATGATATAAAGCTTAAGGAGACTAACGGTAGGACAAAACACTTAGAGCAAAGAGAAAAGCATCTAATGTATTTAAATACCAAACTAAATAGTAAAAACTATGGAGTAGTATATATACAGGTAGTAAAAGATTTAGAAAGTGAATACAGTTTCATAAAGATACTATTTGTATTCTTGGCTATTGCTGATTTTATTGGAATGGTAGCATCAATCGTAGTAGGATATATCATAAGTAAAAAGATGCTCAATCCTATAGATAATATAACTAGAACTGCTGAAAACATTAGTGTTAACAATCTTAAAGAAAGAATTGAAGTTAATGATGCTGATGATGAGTTAAAGAGACTAGCGGGTACTCTTAACAATATGATAGATAGATTACAGAAAGCTTTCGATAGCCAGAGTCAGTTTGTATCAGATGCATCCCATGAACTTAGAACTCCAATTGCAGTTATTCAAGGATACGCAAACCTTTTAGATAGATGGGGGAAAAATGATAAGGAAGCTTTAGAAAAATCAATATATGGTATAAAGCTTGAAGCTGAAAATATGGCCAATTTAGTAGAAAAGCTATTATTTCTAGCCAAAGGAGATGCGCTAACCCAAGTAGTAGAAAAAAAAGAATTTCATTTAAATGAACTGATAGATGAAGTGTTGGCGGAAACAAAATTAATAGATAAAAAACATAATATATTTAGTGATGAGAATGAAGATATTGATATATATGGGGATTATAAGCTTATAAAACAAATGCTAAGAATATTTATTGAGAATAGTATTAAATTCACACCGGATAAAGGCGTAATAACTATAAATTCTATATTGAGAAATAAATCAATATATATAAGTGTTTCAGATACAGGAATAGGTATACCAAAGGATGATATTCAAAATATATTTGATAGATTTTATACAGTAGATAAGTCTAGATCCAAAGAAAAAGGAGGAACTGGGCTTGGTTTATCAATTGCAAAATGGATTGCAGAGGTTCATGATGGAATAATTGAAGTTGAAAGTGAAGAAGGAAAAGGAACAAGTGTTATTGTTAAAATAAACATAAACGAATAG
- a CDS encoding response regulator transcription factor yields MKEFKILLVEDEKQMSMFIEMELSHEGYKVDVAYDGIDALNKIDNNDYNLILLDLMIPGINGTEVCRRIRQFSSIPIIMLTAKSEVSDKVLGLDAGANDYLTKPFAIEELLARIRVYTRSNDLAKDISDIKVADIVMDRKAHRVLRAGQEIELTKKEYQLLEMLLINKNVVLTREQLIESVWGYDYLGDTNVVDVFIRYLRSKIDEGFNQKLIATVRGVGYVIKGE; encoded by the coding sequence TTGAAGGAATTTAAGATACTTTTAGTTGAAGATGAAAAACAGATGTCGATGTTTATTGAGATGGAACTTTCTCATGAAGGATATAAAGTAGATGTTGCCTATGATGGAATAGATGCATTAAACAAAATTGACAATAATGACTATAATCTTATTCTCTTAGATTTAATGATTCCTGGAATTAACGGAACTGAAGTTTGCAGGAGAATTAGACAATTTTCAAGTATTCCAATAATCATGCTGACAGCAAAAAGCGAAGTTTCCGATAAAGTTTTAGGACTAGATGCTGGAGCAAATGACTATCTAACTAAGCCATTCGCAATAGAAGAACTTTTAGCGAGAATAAGGGTATATACAAGAAGTAATGACTTAGCTAAAGATATTAGCGACATAAAAGTAGCTGATATTGTAATGGATAGGAAAGCACATAGAGTTTTGAGGGCTGGTCAAGAAATAGAGTTAACAAAGAAAGAATACCAGCTTCTAGAGATGTTATTGATTAACAAGAATGTGGTGCTTACAAGAGAACAATTAATTGAGAGTGTATGGGGTTACGATTATCTGGGAGATACGAATGTTGTAGATGTATTTATAAGATATTTAAGAAGCAAAATTGATGAAGGCTTTAATCAAAAGCTCATAGCAACAGTAAGAGGCGTTGGTTATGTAATAAAAGGTGAATAA
- a CDS encoding helix-turn-helix domain-containing protein, giving the protein MDNNILNIEQAVEFLGVSEKTLIKLLREEHIPARKIGREWRFSKEALINWLSTGDSTNYINKNELYQVSKDESGTKQDILDSICEKISNLKESNSVEKFLTLEKNISIPDNANLRVSYKQQRDVEKLEFKIYWTQRDEYKIL; this is encoded by the coding sequence TTGGACAATAACATATTAAACATAGAACAAGCAGTTGAATTCCTAGGTGTGAGTGAAAAAACATTAATAAAACTTCTAAGAGAAGAACATATCCCAGCAAGAAAAATAGGTAGAGAATGGCGATTTAGTAAAGAGGCTCTTATCAATTGGTTATCTACTGGAGATTCTACTAACTACATTAACAAAAACGAGCTTTATCAAGTTTCTAAAGATGAGTCAGGAACTAAGCAGGATATATTGGATAGTATCTGCGAAAAGATATCAAATTTAAAAGAGTCAAATAGTGTAGAAAAGTTTTTAACACTTGAAAAAAACATCAGCATACCAGACAATGCTAATCTAAGAGTTAGCTATAAACAACAAAGAGATGTAGAAAAACTTGAATTTAAGATTTATTGGACCCAAAGAGATGAATATAAGATTTTATAA
- a CDS encoding EamA family transporter gives MNSVWFLCAMLSAIFAALVGIFGKVGLKSVDANTATAVRAVIMALFLFLVVVFQGKLSKIPEVIADKKTFSFIIFSGLAGALSWLFYFLALKYGKVSQVAPIDKFSVVLATILAVAFLGEKISKMNGIGVGLIAVGAIIVALS, from the coding sequence ATGAATAGTGTATGGTTTTTATGTGCTATGCTTTCAGCAATATTTGCTGCACTAGTAGGTATCTTTGGTAAGGTAGGTTTAAAATCAGTGGATGCTAATACTGCAACCGCTGTAAGGGCTGTAATAATGGCCTTATTTCTTTTTTTAGTTGTAGTTTTCCAAGGGAAGCTAAGCAAGATACCTGAAGTTATTGCCGACAAAAAAACTTTTTCCTTTATAATATTTAGTGGTTTAGCAGGAGCTCTTTCTTGGCTATTTTACTTCTTAGCTTTGAAATATGGAAAGGTATCTCAAGTTGCTCCTATAGACAAGTTTAGTGTAGTTCTCGCAACTATCTTAGCCGTTGCATTTTTAGGGGAAAAGATAAGCAAAATGAATGGAATAGGTGTGGGCCTAATAGCCGTTGGCGCTATTATAGTTGCTTTAAGCTAA
- a CDS encoding glycoside hydrolase family 2 TIM barrel-domain containing protein translates to MGFKVPSTDWLSDTSIFAVNRIEAHSDHKYYRTEKEMNSGDMRLRQSLNGSWKFSFAINPSSRIKDFYNLDFDCNSWKDIEVPGHIQLQGYDKLQYINTMYPWDGHSELRPPQVSEEYNPVGSYVKYFSLDETMKNGSLYISFQGVESAFYVWLNGNFVGYSEDSFTPSEFELTQYIREGENKLSVEVYKRSTGSWLEDQDFWRFSGIFREVYLYSIPKIHVQDLFVKTMLDSEYKDAVLESEIKIVGSTTGTIDLELKDSKGLVLTSVKGNKLKNELTLKLDISDVRLWSAEDPYLYTLYITVRDEDDNVVELVPQKVGFRSFQMIDKVMHINGKRIVFKGINRHEFNCRRGRAITKEDMLWDIRFFKQNNINAVRTSHYPNQSLWYELCDEYGIYLIDEANLETHGSWMKMGQVIPDWVIPDSKPEWLDIVLDRAKSMVERDKNHPSILIWSCGNESFGGENIYKMSEYYRKKDPSRLVHYEGIFHDRRFNETSDMESRMYAKPHEIKEYLNNNPQKPYISCEYMHAMGNSCGAMHKYTELEDKYELYQGGFIWDYIDQAVVKKDRYGNEFFAYGGDFDDRATDYNFCGDGIVYADRTISPKVQEVKKLYQNLKLYADKNGVKVKNENLFIDTSSYVLEYSLICNGEEQYKGNIDAIVKAGEEEYYEFDLPEVNNSGEYAVNVAFKLKNDTTWAKAGHEIAFDQYVYSIEEKEEVRVLNKVRVIHGDVNIGVKNRDFSVLFSKQEGGIVSLRYNGKEFITRTPMPIYWRATTDNDNGNKHGFRCSQWHEASLFQKCKDVQVFEHEFSVTVEYTYALPLSVPAEVKVAYTAYENGEIKVKCDYKGIEGLPEMPIFGLAFRLSADYDSFNFYGMGPEENYIDRVHGARLGIYEKLVKDNVSRYLVPQESGNHTGVRWAKIKDKNGFGIEFAAIDNPFELGVSPYTAFELQNALHYYELPPVNYTIVTIAAKQMGVGGDDSWGAPVHKEYLIDSSEDMHFEFVIKPCK, encoded by the coding sequence ATGGGGTTTAAGGTTCCTAGCACAGATTGGCTTTCTGATACTTCAATTTTTGCAGTAAATAGAATTGAAGCGCATTCAGACCACAAATACTATAGAACAGAGAAAGAAATGAACTCTGGAGATATGAGACTAAGACAAAGCTTAAATGGAAGTTGGAAGTTTAGTTTTGCTATAAATCCTAGTTCAAGAATTAAGGATTTTTATAATCTAGACTTTGATTGTAATTCATGGAAGGACATAGAGGTTCCTGGACATATACAGCTGCAAGGATACGATAAGCTTCAATATATAAATACTATGTATCCTTGGGATGGACATAGTGAATTGAGGCCGCCGCAGGTATCTGAAGAATATAATCCAGTTGGGAGCTATGTAAAGTATTTTAGTTTAGATGAAACTATGAAAAATGGTTCATTATATATATCCTTTCAAGGGGTGGAGAGCGCTTTCTATGTTTGGTTAAATGGAAATTTTGTTGGATATAGTGAAGATAGTTTTACTCCATCAGAGTTTGAACTAACTCAATATATAAGAGAAGGGGAGAATAAGCTTTCAGTTGAAGTTTATAAGAGATCTACCGGGAGCTGGCTCGAAGATCAGGATTTTTGGAGATTTTCAGGAATTTTTAGAGAAGTATATCTATATTCAATTCCTAAGATTCATGTTCAAGATCTCTTTGTTAAAACTATGCTAGATAGTGAGTACAAAGATGCAGTCCTAGAATCTGAAATTAAAATTGTAGGGTCCACCACTGGAACTATAGATTTAGAGCTAAAAGATAGTAAAGGATTAGTCTTAACTAGTGTTAAGGGTAATAAGTTAAAAAATGAACTAACTTTAAAGCTGGATATAAGTGACGTAAGGCTTTGGAGTGCTGAAGATCCATATTTATATACTCTTTATATTACTGTAAGAGATGAAGATGATAATGTAGTAGAGCTTGTGCCCCAAAAGGTAGGTTTTAGAAGCTTTCAAATGATAGATAAGGTTATGCATATAAATGGAAAGCGTATAGTTTTCAAAGGCATTAATCGCCATGAGTTTAATTGCCGTAGAGGAAGGGCTATAACTAAAGAGGATATGCTTTGGGATATAAGATTTTTTAAACAGAACAATATAAATGCTGTGAGAACTTCTCACTATCCTAATCAAAGCCTTTGGTATGAGCTTTGTGATGAATATGGAATTTACTTAATAGATGAAGCCAATCTAGAAACTCACGGATCTTGGATGAAGATGGGGCAAGTGATTCCTGATTGGGTTATTCCAGACAGTAAACCAGAGTGGCTTGATATTGTATTGGATAGAGCTAAGTCAATGGTAGAGAGAGATAAAAATCATCCATCTATTCTGATATGGTCATGTGGGAATGAATCTTTTGGAGGGGAAAATATCTATAAGATGTCTGAGTACTATAGAAAGAAAGACCCATCAAGATTAGTACATTATGAAGGTATTTTCCATGATAGACGTTTTAATGAAACTAGTGATATGGAAAGTAGGATGTATGCAAAGCCTCATGAAATTAAGGAGTATTTAAATAATAATCCACAAAAACCTTATATAAGTTGTGAATATATGCATGCTATGGGTAATTCCTGTGGAGCAATGCACAAGTATACAGAATTAGAAGATAAGTATGAGCTTTATCAAGGTGGTTTCATCTGGGATTATATAGATCAAGCAGTTGTGAAGAAAGATAGATATGGCAATGAATTTTTTGCATACGGTGGAGATTTTGATGATAGAGCTACAGATTACAATTTCTGTGGTGATGGTATTGTATATGCTGATAGAACCATATCTCCAAAAGTACAAGAAGTTAAAAAACTATATCAAAATCTAAAGTTATATGCTGATAAAAATGGTGTTAAGGTTAAAAATGAAAATTTATTTATAGATACCTCCAGTTATGTACTAGAGTATAGCTTGATCTGTAACGGAGAAGAACAATATAAAGGCAATATTGATGCTATAGTAAAAGCAGGTGAAGAAGAATACTATGAGTTTGATTTACCTGAAGTAAATAATAGTGGAGAGTATGCTGTAAATGTTGCCTTCAAACTCAAGAATGATACTACTTGGGCAAAGGCTGGTCATGAGATAGCTTTTGATCAATATGTGTATTCTATTGAAGAAAAAGAAGAGGTAAGAGTATTAAATAAAGTTAGAGTTATTCATGGAGATGTAAATATAGGAGTTAAGAACAGAGATTTTAGCGTATTATTTTCAAAGCAAGAAGGTGGAATTGTATCACTAAGGTATAATGGAAAAGAATTTATAACAAGAACTCCAATGCCTATATACTGGAGGGCAACAACAGATAATGATAATGGAAATAAACATGGCTTTAGATGTTCACAGTGGCATGAAGCAAGTTTGTTCCAAAAGTGCAAGGATGTACAAGTTTTTGAGCATGAATTTAGCGTCACAGTTGAATATACTTACGCCCTTCCTTTAAGTGTTCCAGCTGAGGTCAAAGTAGCTTATACTGCTTATGAAAATGGAGAGATCAAAGTTAAATGCGATTATAAAGGTATAGAAGGACTCCCTGAAATGCCTATATTCGGATTAGCTTTTAGATTATCAGCGGATTATGATAGTTTTAATTTCTATGGAATGGGACCTGAAGAAAATTATATAGATAGAGTACATGGTGCTAGATTGGGTATTTATGAAAAGTTAGTTAAGGATAATGTTTCAAGATACTTAGTACCTCAAGAAAGTGGCAATCACACTGGTGTAAGATGGGCAAAAATAAAAGATAAAAATGGCTTCGGAATAGAGTTTGCAGCTATTGATAATCCTTTTGAACTTGGGGTATCACCATATACAGCCTTTGAACTTCAAAATGCACTGCATTACTATGAACTTCCACCAGTTAACTACACCATTGTAACAATAGCAGCAAAACAAATGGGAGTAGGAGGCGATGATAGCTGGGGTGCACCTGTTCATAAAGAATACCTAATAGATTCTTCTGAAGATATGCACTTTGAGTTTGTTATAAAACCATGTAAGTAA
- a CDS encoding ferredoxin reductase family protein, which translates to MKKKLGFLFIIFSMLITFVTWLFVSSTREISTMSEYSQLIAAFALVAFALVNFISTRNKILDYIFNGLDKSYVYHKYLSISALLLVVIHNITIEMGKRAEIKAGIPIPRDPYAMYGSFSLYLFVILIITAIVAKKLNYERWKAIHKFMIVAYMMGVYHYYGSSTYPVFSFDPFSIWLNIINFIGIISIFYSVFIYEKAAFKFKFKVSKLKIVSDGTLEITGEALGHSIKFKPGQFAFIKLPGKSSKFSSHPFTISAAPKKGEIQFTIKSLGDDTKVLLETLKLGDEFVVEGPHGKFDYREGSKNQIWIAGGIGVTPFRSFLQAKVTEEYSIDFFYAYNSEQDGAYLEELEKLASGSNVRLHLFNFKDKGFLSVEQMKNYAELSMVEDVYFCGPKGMRESLKNQFKKSNFENINMHYEQFQFK; encoded by the coding sequence ATGAAAAAGAAGTTAGGTTTTTTATTTATTATATTTAGTATGTTAATAACTTTTGTAACATGGCTATTTGTAAGCTCAACTAGGGAGATATCTACAATGAGTGAATATTCGCAGTTGATAGCCGCATTTGCCTTGGTTGCTTTTGCTTTAGTAAACTTTATCTCTACACGGAATAAGATTTTAGACTATATATTCAATGGGCTTGATAAGTCGTATGTATATCATAAATACTTAAGTATATCAGCGTTGCTCTTAGTTGTTATTCACAATATAACAATTGAAATGGGAAAGAGAGCTGAGATTAAAGCCGGAATACCAATACCTAGAGATCCATATGCGATGTATGGTAGCTTTAGTCTATATCTGTTCGTAATACTCATAATAACTGCAATTGTAGCGAAAAAGTTAAATTATGAAAGATGGAAGGCTATCCATAAATTTATGATTGTGGCGTATATGATGGGAGTATATCATTATTACGGAAGTTCTACCTACCCGGTATTTTCTTTTGATCCATTTAGTATATGGCTAAATATAATTAACTTCATAGGAATTATTTCAATATTTTATAGTGTCTTTATTTATGAAAAAGCAGCATTTAAGTTTAAATTTAAGGTTAGTAAACTTAAAATTGTATCAGATGGTACACTAGAGATTACAGGAGAGGCTTTAGGGCATAGTATAAAATTTAAACCAGGACAATTTGCATTCATTAAGCTTCCTGGAAAGAGTAGTAAGTTTTCCTCACATCCATTTACCATAAGTGCGGCTCCTAAGAAAGGAGAAATTCAATTTACAATTAAGTCACTTGGTGATGATACAAAGGTTTTATTAGAAACATTAAAGCTTGGAGATGAATTTGTAGTAGAAGGACCTCACGGCAAATTTGATTATAGAGAAGGAAGTAAGAATCAGATTTGGATTGCTGGAGGCATAGGGGTTACACCCTTCAGGAGTTTTCTACAAGCAAAGGTAACAGAAGAGTATTCTATAGACTTCTTTTATGCCTACAATAGTGAGCAAGATGGAGCATATTTAGAGGAATTAGAAAAGTTGGCATCTGGTTCAAATGTCAGGTTGCATTTATTTAACTTCAAAGACAAAGGTTTTCTATCGGTAGAGCAAATGAAGAATTATGCAGAACTTAGTATGGTTGAAGATGTGTACTTTTGCGGACCTAAGGGAATGAGAGAGAGTCTAAAGAACCAATTTAAAAAGAGCAATTTTGAAAATATAAATATGCATTATGAGCAATTTCAATTCAAATAG
- a CDS encoding CDP-alcohol phosphatidyltransferase family protein yields MDRVLRSIPNGMTIARIIMTILFDFLIFKQFLYGQDYNSTLISLFIMICVSDFFDGKIARRLGAATILGAKLDVLADLLYIVSSYAALISTHVLPLWYLVFVCIKFLEFVATSNFIKLYKTSSEHPFIFDRVGRTVSAIFFLIPGIICILSLFNSSNKIYIVSILLYSTFLAGIYSSYERIKSCFTIASLKYSKARK; encoded by the coding sequence ATGGATAGAGTTTTAAGAAGTATACCTAATGGTATGACTATAGCAAGAATAATTATGACAATTTTATTTGATTTTCTTATTTTTAAGCAATTTCTATATGGACAAGATTATAACTCGACATTAATAAGTTTATTTATAATGATATGTGTTTCGGATTTCTTTGATGGTAAGATTGCAAGAAGATTAGGAGCAGCTACCATTCTTGGTGCTAAATTAGACGTATTAGCAGATTTGTTATATATAGTTTCTTCTTATGCAGCACTAATAAGTACTCATGTATTACCTTTATGGTATTTAGTGTTTGTTTGTATTAAGTTTTTAGAATTCGTTGCAACTTCTAATTTTATTAAGCTTTATAAAACTTCATCGGAACATCCATTTATTTTTGATAGAGTTGGGAGAACAGTTTCAGCTATATTTTTCTTAATTCCAGGTATAATCTGCATTTTAAGTTTATTTAATTCAAGTAATAAAATTTACATTGTTAGTATATTGCTTTATTCTACATTTTTAGCAGGAATATATTCTTCCTATGAGAGAATTAAGAGTTGTTTTACTATAGCCTCATTAAAATATAGTAAAGCTAGAAAATAG
- a CDS encoding carbonic anhydrase → MLKKSSNIFTLITANILIATFLLIGCASTGNSSILSINKISSRTTFENKTADSQMYIRPDNVSIDRAKQLLIEGNKRYVDNKVLTHDISDARRKKLSTDGQKPFAVVLSCSDSRVPPELVFDQGLGDLFVVRNAGNVIDPIALGSIEYGAEHLGAPLIIVLGHEKCGAVKAAIEGGTTSENITAIIDQIKPSYNKTKNNSQNADEIYNLTIDENIKNSMNLINKSLVIQKLTAERKINVIGAKYHMDTGKVTFDIQ, encoded by the coding sequence ATGCTTAAGAAATCATCTAACATCTTTACATTAATAACTGCTAATATTCTTATAGCAACTTTTTTATTAATAGGATGTGCAAGTACTGGAAATAGTAGCATTTTATCAATTAATAAAATTTCAAGCAGAACAACGTTTGAGAATAAAACTGCTGATTCTCAAATGTACATAAGACCAGACAATGTTAGTATAGATCGGGCAAAACAACTTTTGATAGAAGGCAATAAAAGATATGTTGATAATAAAGTACTAACACATGATATAAGCGATGCTAGACGTAAGAAACTATCTACAGATGGTCAGAAGCCTTTTGCAGTTGTGTTAAGTTGCTCAGACTCTAGAGTTCCACCTGAATTAGTGTTTGATCAAGGACTAGGTGATTTATTTGTTGTTAGAAATGCTGGAAATGTAATTGATCCTATTGCATTAGGAAGCATAGAATATGGAGCCGAACATCTAGGTGCCCCATTAATAATTGTTTTAGGTCATGAAAAATGTGGTGCAGTAAAAGCTGCAATTGAAGGTGGTACAACATCTGAAAATATTACAGCTATAATAGATCAAATAAAACCATCTTATAATAAAACTAAAAATAATAGTCAAAATGCAGATGAAATTTATAATCTAACAATTGATGAAAATATAAAAAATTCTATGAATTTGATTAATAAAAGCTTAGTTATTCAAAAGTTAACTGCCGAAAGGAAGATAAATGTAATTGGAGCCAAGTATCATATGGATACAGGTAAAGTAACCTTTGATATACAGTAG
- a CDS encoding DUF6054 family protein, which yields MSKYNFKVNITPNKAFSLVKNSQSADLVHEEFFELENGVCTGTLVYEKYYMRTSNRAALVVIIDNIKGYTDVRAIATGSSEGWLFKFDWGAADNFAASIEKILKEYII from the coding sequence ATGAGTAAATATAATTTTAAGGTTAATATTACCCCAAATAAAGCATTTTCGTTAGTAAAGAATAGCCAAAGTGCAGATTTAGTACACGAAGAGTTCTTTGAGTTAGAAAATGGAGTGTGTACAGGAACATTAGTTTATGAAAAATACTACATGAGAACTAGCAATAGGGCTGCACTAGTTGTAATAATAGATAATATTAAAGGATACACAGATGTAAGAGCTATAGCTACAGGCAGCTCAGAAGGCTGGCTTTTTAAGTTTGATTGGGGCGCTGCGGATAATTTTGCAGCCAGTATTGAGAAAATATTAAAGGAGTATATTATATAA